One genomic window of Elaeis guineensis isolate ETL-2024a chromosome 2, EG11, whole genome shotgun sequence includes the following:
- the LOC105044428 gene encoding protein PLANT CADMIUM RESISTANCE 8 — MGRPRPNDTVPVGQEYSGHDMQSNASPTGGSPYASPSPPPEKSLVSSDTPVSYPPPEPEVPPPGHPGTTPVQPNGQNIGRPWTTGLFDCGLNQTNAVMTAYFPCVTFGQIAEILDEGQTSCTLGSFMYILMAPALCTCWILGSSYRLKLRKKYNLVQAPAEDWILHLFCPFCALCQEFRELRNRGIDPSLGWMGYLAKQQETRTVPPQNQFMKA; from the exons ATGGGAAGACCTCGACCCAATGACACCGTGCCTGTCGGCCAGGAATATTCCGGCCATGACATGCAATCCAATGCTTCGCCAACGGGCGGCTCTCCTTATGCATCGCCTTCTCCTCCACCTGAGAAGtctcttgtcagttctgacactcCAGTGTCATACCCTCCACCTGAGCCAGAGGTGCCACCACCAGGGCATCCAGGGACTACTCCGGTCCAACCAAATGGCCAGAACATCGGGCGCCCATGGACGACAGGACTATTTGATTGTGGCTTGAATCAAACAAATG CTGTTATGACTGCCTATTTCCCGTGCGTAACCTTCGGGCAGATTGCCGAGATCTTAGATGAGGGACAAACCA GTTGCACGCTGGGCAGCTTCATGTACATTCTGATGGCACCAGCTCTCTGCACCTGCTGGATTTTAGGTTCCAGCTACAGGCTTAAgctgagaaaaaaatataacttGGTTCAGGCTCCAGCTGAGGATTGGATTCTCCATCTATTCTGCCCTTTCTGCGCTCTTTGCCAGGAGTTCAGAGAGCTCCGAAACAGAGGAATCGACCCCTCTCTAG GCTGGATGGGTTATCTTGCAAAACAACAAGAAACAAGGACTGTTCCTCCCCAGAACCAATTCATGAAAGCATGA